cccaatccgaaccaattatctacatcaaatacacctgcctcacctcgttacctgtataaaagacacctgtcaacacccaaacaaccagcatccaacatcaccaccatgggtaAGACCAAAGAgttttctacggacatcagggacaagattgttgatctgcacaaggctgggatgggctacaagagaatcggaaagcaacttggagagaaaagatcaactgtcggtgcagttatcaggaaatggaagaagcaccacaccaccgccaacctccctcggtcggggcctccacacaagatcttacCTCGTgtggtgtccctgatcatgcgaacggtgaggaatcatcccaaaaccacaaggggggaactgatgaatcaactgaaggcagctgggaccacagttacaaaagaaacggttggtaacacactacgccgtcatggattgaaatcctgcagcgcacgcaaggtccccctgctcaagaagaaacatgtacaggcccgcatgaagttcgccattcaccacctggacgactcagaagaggcctggaagaaggtgatgtggtcagatgagaccaaaatagaactttttggcctcaactcaactcgtcgtgtttggagggcaaagaacacagagtacaacccaaagaacaccatccccaccgtcaagcatggtggtggcaacatcatgctttggggtgcttttcagccaaggggacgggacaactccatcgtattgaggggaggatggacgggccatgtatcgtggaattcggacagacatctccttccctcagtgagagagctgaagatgggtcgaggatgggtgtttcagcacgacaacgaccctaagcacaccgccaaagcaacaaaagagtggctgaagaagaagcacatcaaggttctggagtggcctagccagtctccagacctgaatccgattgaaaatctttggagggagcttaaaattcgagttgccaggcgacaacctcgaacctgaatgatttggaggctgtctgcagggaggaggtgggccaacatccctgccgaaatgtgcacaaaccttgtcaccaactataaaaaccgtttgacatctgtgctggccaataatggcttttctacaaaatattaacatgttgtttgtccagggggtcaaatacttgtttttcctcatcagatggttatcaattttaataaattcatatgatgtgattttctggaattttctttgggattctgtctttcactgttagaatgtacatatgattaaaattgtagatttttgcattctttgtaagtgggcaaacctgcaaaatcagcaaggggtcaaatacttatttcccccactgtacatattGACAAATGTCTAGCAAGTCAGCAGAGCCCAAAGTGATCTCTTGGTGGTCTTCTTTTGTTTGGAATTTTCCCTCATGTGAAATGGAGATAAAAACATCCTGATTGCCCGTTTGAGAAAAAGCAACTAGAAACTGTTCAAAAGTTATCAGTCCTGTGCTAATCATGTTTTCCATCGAGTCCTCCGCTCTTGTGCCAACTATTGTTATATTGTCTTTCTCATAGAGCATATTATGAATACACTGCATATTAAAATGCCTGGGATGCTGAGACAAGCTAGCAGAAGTTTTATTTGGACATTTATCCATTTACAATAAGCATACTGTAGATATCCTCTGAGATCATTGATAcagttaaacaaacaacaaaaaagttttttaatcTATGATGTGTTTTTTATGGCATTGTGCCGCTTCTCATTGAAAAAGCTGGGAAATGGGTACTTTGCTTACATTGTTGCTAATAATATTGGTGCCAAAAGATCAACATTGTTGAGTTATTTACTTACTATGGTTTCTCCAATAGGAAGCACGGAACAACATGGCTTCACCCCCGAAACCCCCCCGCGCCCACGACTGGAAGCTGCTGGTGAAGAACATCCGGGTGACACTGAATCAGGAGGAGGATGCTGCAGGTTGGACCCTTGTCTCTTTTAGAGTTCCCCGAGTTTTGATGAAACAGCTGTAGCTAGTGTCACTAGTCTATCCTGAGCTCATAAACTTACCTCAACCCCCTCTGTTTTTGGCCACAGTGGTCAGCTCACATGTGCATCACAGtcataactagggttgggtaccaaaacccgGTGCTAATGTGGCACCGGTGCCTAAACAACTGGTATCTACTGGACTGAATAGCGAGGCCAAGAGGCCAAGAGGCCTCAGGCAACATTGTAATTACAGTCTGCACATGCTGTGGACACACAGCACTTTGATCAAATGCTAACACGCTGCTGGCTAAATggttaaggatggaagcttggggtgcaCCGCTTAGGCCcaattgaacggaggaattatggtattcttaggtagcctgagtaactttaactgttgttcatgtgaaatctcaaagatagcctgatgctttgtttatagactatatgtgggtggctgtttgacctatctattcctgtcaataaagtataatagggtaaacCCTGTAtggtgcatacacttgtagctgttatgtatctttgtaagttGCAAGCACTGCCTGCGCTGCCCTCAGATGCTCCAAAACGGAcatagaggcaacagaagcatcgctgcactcTAGTGAACACTACACTTgtcagcaggtaacgttagcctactgttagctagtagctggattaaacacagttaaaatgtacgacagtctgcagctgccattgttggaaaaacaacacagacttaAAACTCACTTTAAACTGGTAAAAGCGACCTCTAGCCCAcccagccctttgctgcaggtcgtccctcctctctctcccctttcctgtcttcaagctatcctgtcaattaaaggccatacaaagcccaaaaaataatcttttaaaaagaacAACTGGTAAGCataatggtgcattcaaagtaaaATACCCCTttcccatctagtggttgtttttgaCGTTTAATAGCAAtatactggtgaaataagtattcttataagttattgtttttacattattattaaatccttTAATTGGGACCATAgtgccttagcaataaacaagctgttttttttaaatgtcaccaactgtcactttgtgcgcctcttctttttttatttctattttcatCGGTATCGGTTCAAGCACTGGCACTGTTTTTAAAAGTGTCACTTTAGCACCAAACGATACTTAACCCTAGTCATAGCTCTGGTTTGTTGTAAACAGTTTGAAGACTAAAAGCAAAAAGACAGGGCCTCTGATGTGATGGTGGCATCATTCAGCATTACTGACGAGTATCAACAGCAGCAGCCAGTATTAACTGGCTTTGCTGATAAGATGGAGCTGATTAGAAATGAATGAGCTGCATGGGTTGCCCGTTTACCGGCCATCTAACCTCCATTCATCAGCTTCCAACGTACTGTACGTTGgagacgggctcggacatacGTCCCGCGCCCGGAGACAGCTGCGGACTTGTACAGGTCGTGCAGACTGGGAAAGTGGCTCCACGTGTCCAGGACAATGTACGCAACATCATGGCTGCACCACTCTTGGTACAAGGCTGCAGCTTTCCGCAGATGCTGAACGCGTAAAGTATGTCAGAGCCTCCCAGACTGGGAGGAACTGGGACTCCGTTAACTCAGTTGAACATTTCTAAATTAGCATCCCTAGAGGCTGTGTTTGATATACCAAGTTAATAGCCTGCTGGTTCTGTTTCTGTGTTATAGGCAACTGTTGGGACATTTTCCAGCTTCACTTATTTTATCAAGTCAAGCAGATCCTATTCCTTTTAATATTAGGACTTAAAAAGGTCAGATCAGGATGGGATTTAGTCCTATAGTTACTCAGATGTCTCATTCATTCTGTGTTGTATTTAGAGACTTTATTtaacttgattttaaaatatcATATCATGGAGTAACATACATTCTGTTGTAGCTAAtcaacattaagtttaattgtgtttttcttataTGGTCTTGAACTATTTTAGGCACTGTTTCTGCCTGGCCTTTGTTAATTTTGCCAACATACTGTAGCCCAGAGGCTCTCCAGATAATGAGGCAGAGATTTGTTTGCCAGTTGGCTGTCAAAGGTGGTAATCTACTGGTTAAAGCCAGTTTTAATAGTAATACACCCACATTAGTATCGCTACATGGACCTACAAAAAAGTTATGATCAGAGTGAAAACAAAGCACCAGGGTGGTGTCAGACATGAAACTAGAGCACAAGAATATCCTGAGTTATTAGATGCCGTTCAAATCATCGTCCAGTCTTAGACCTTAACATCATCCACAACGACTTTGTTTTGGTAATGTCTCTGTTGAGTCATCCTCTAAATGTGAGTCATCTGTTTTCAAGAGTCCAGACTTCCTCTTTCTGTTTTCTGCCCAACACTTAATATTGTACAGCAGAGACATGACACAGGGTTCAACGCTTCATTATCTGTTTCCGTCTAGGCCTGTCGCAATATACAATAAATCAATTATTCGcttgataaataaaaatgagcttGGTCATTTTTCAATGGAAATTATCACGGCCGGAAAAAAAATtccattttatgttttgtttttggttgtgtttggtttttattccagGTCATTTTCGGTTAACAAAGACTGAGAGTCcattttattcattgtttttggttcttttgttcatttattgtggatatttaaaatgtcttccagttccagtgttaaatattctttagaaataaaagatgTGATTGGCCTGTGGAATCCGTggccaattctgattggcttatCAGAAAGGTGAAAGCCTCCAGGGCTGATTCGCTTTAGGGAGAGAACTGATTATTGTTcggtcttcctgaaagaatttgcgctgcgCCACATTAGATAAAAATGGCCTCAGAACGACagtattatcgtttatcgcaataatttccGGGATAATTTATCATCCAGCAAAATtagttatcgtgacaggcctattTCCATCCCTTTTTTTAAGTGAAGAACAATTCTACTTAAGAGTTTTGCTGATGTTTGGATTCATTAAGACCGAGTGCTTTCACAGTATTGGAGCTTGACTTGTGGTTAATAAAGGTGAGCCATGAAATGGTGATGAAATAGGCTTCATCACATGTGCTGAGGAGGAGCTCTTAATCAGTACTTTGATTCTCCTCTAACTTTGTGCATAATTCATCAGATACACAGCGAACGCTGGCCCTCCCTCTAGGCCATTAAATTGAAGCAGAGGAAGTGACGAAAGCAAAATGTAATCTTGCAGCAGCACATTGTATGTGCTGTCAAAAGATATTCCAATGAATCTGCAGTTAGATCTTGGATAACccagtgtgcgtgtgcgtgtgcgtgtgcgtgtgcgtgtgcgtgtgtgtgtgtgtgtgtgtgtgtgtgtgtgtgtgtgtgtgatgctgaCTGTGTATTTTTTTGCTGTGTTTGTAGGCAGCATGAATCCTATGTGTGCAATGCAGTTGGACGATCCTCCACAGAAGTTTAACACCTCGGTTTTAAAGAACACAACCAATCCTGGTTGGGACCAGCCGTTTATCTTGTAAGTTCTACCATAGAGCACTGCAAACAATCACTGTTTTTGTAAagataatgtttgtttgacttttttttttctatgcaaACCATCAACATCTGTAGTTCTAGTTTTCCCTGAATAATCTTTCAATGTTGCTGTCTCGCCAGTGAGTTGAATGGACGATCAAAAGAGCTCAATATTCAGTTAATGAATGACGGCCAACCTCAAGAGAGTAAGGAAATGCTTGCTTGCTTttgatatttgtgtgttttattgagAGTTCTTTTGTTCACATGTTTTGGTACTACCAGActaaagtagctgtgtttctcttttttttaggtTCATTACTTGGTCGGGTGTCAGTTCCTTTTGATCTTGTAAAGAAGCAGCCCAAAGGACAGCAAACATTTGCACTCATGACCAAAGACGTAGTGACTGGATCACTTACTACTGATGTAAGATCATCAAAATTTGGATATCACGACACGTTTGCCTATATACCAACAGATATAGTTTCATTCTTTTCATCGACGTGAGGTTTTTAATTTGCACTAAGTTAGAATATGAACTGTACCCCACAGTTTACCTACCTGGAGCCCAGTGAGGTGAGGTCCTGGCACCCCCCGACACCAGCCTCCAATAAGAGGGTGGAGATGGACCGTACAGTCATGCCCTGTGGCACGGTGGTCACCACCATCACCGCAGTGAAGAGCAAGCCGGGTCGACCACCCTCTCTTGGACTCAACATAGGTACAGCACCACAAACTCTGAGACTGCACAGCACTGACAAAGATGATTATTATTCAGAGAAGATATGTCCCATAATTGATATACAACCAAGATACAGGACAGTGAGGCTCAGGGTGCTGAGATAATGCTGTGATAATTATCTTAATATTGATTTAATCCATATAATTTGTATGCAAATCCCTGCAAATTGCATTACAATTTTTGTTCTAAACTCTGCAACAATCACATACAACATTTGAAAGATCCTGCTTGGACTTATTAAACACAAACCATGCTAGCAGCGCAGCTCTATGGATGGCAATGTACatattatacctgctaaacatttgcatgttaacattgtcactgtaagcatgttagcatgtagcCAAGCACAGCATCACAGAGCGGGAATCTTGTTATTCCAATTTCAATTAAAGTTAGGACCTTACACCTTggaaaccaaaacaatgcaaaccATAAGATAATATAGTAGTCCGTATgatgcatgtacagtatctaAAACTAGATTATACTTACAGTTCAAATACACTGTTAGACCAGTTCCATCCCAGAATAAGTCTAGAGGTGAAAAGGCATGAGAACATGCAATGCAAAAGGTGTACATATGAGTCAAGTGGTGTGTCAATGATCTCTTAggctcacattgccagaccagTATGTTCTGGCTACATTGCTTATGTATTCTgggatgggggaaaaaatgctctggcttgtttgaatttcctaaaccaatcacaaccgttgtgGGCACCGCTTAACCCCGGATGCAATTGTGTCCTTGCGAAATTGATAGCGCAGATAGCAGAAGAAAATTATAATTTGTGGGCCACTGCTGAAATtgcagtctttttttcttttcttttttcaactcTATAATGCACATTGTCAAATATTAACCATTTATGTTTTGAACTTCCGTCATACCCATGTACTCTAGCAGTCGATTGAGCTAACTTTGTGCTCCCTCAGATCCTGCCCAGAAAGCGGTGGCCAACAAGCCCAAGCTGTCAGAGCGCCGTGTGTCAGAGCAGGCGTCTATGCTGGGGGCCACAGTCAGCAAGGCCTTGTCCTCTTCTGATACTGAGCTGCTGATGCTCAATGGCACGGACCCTGTGGCCGAGGCCGCCATCAGACAACTCCACCAGTCTGCCAAGCAGAAGCTCAAGTCCCCAGTGAAGAAGAGTACCATCATCATCTCCGGCATTGCCAAAGTAAGGATGAGTTCTAGCACCAGAGGATCTCTTCACTGGTGCATCATACTTTAGTTTCACTTTAGTAGAACAGTTTGACTTATTTCAAATACAGGGTAACATACAGCCGAAGACTGGCCAGTCTCTGGTGTTTGCTGTTCAGGAAACCAGCTTTTTAGCTGTTGTATTCACTAACCTCTGGATCAGGACAGAGGGAAGAAACAGATGTTGAAGTACACTTCATGGGCAAGTGATAAAAACTGGGCCTTCTAGTGGAAAAACAGTGACAGTGTTTAATCCCACTGCTACCCCCTCGCCCAAATGACTGAATGGTCCTCAGAGCTGCCAGTGCAAATAGTGGGTCATTCATGATGCCAGAGGAAGTATTTGCATTGACAAATGTAAACGTTTAACCAAAGGAAATTTCACTTTACTAGAagctgatttaaaaaatgaaaatatgcttAATTTCCCAGACGCCGTTGTCTCAGGAtgacgagctagctctgatggCGGGCTACGCTGCAGCGATGGACGCCTCGATGTCTGAGGGCAGCTCCACTCAGGATGTGACCGGGGCACTTGCAACAGGGACCAGTAGTCCTCCAGACATGTCCGAGCCCCAGGAAGGCCCCAGTGGAATGGGCCGGCCTCCAGAGGACTGGGAGAGCCAAACCGGAGAGGAACTAGACCATTCCTCGCtatccatgtgtgtgtctgaggcaAGCTGCAAGAAGAGAAGAGGTGAGCGGTCACTGACTACCTGAAGCCACGAATAACCGTGGACATGGTGACATTGCTGCTCTTTATAGGCGTATTATTCAGGGGTTGATGCACAGACTATATAAGTGAAGCCAGATTGTACTCCAATAGCATTTGTACAATCCATGGTATAGGAACATACTGTAATCTTAATCATAATCATTTGAACCTTATCTTACTTAACTTTTTCTTAACTTTTTGCATTTTATCTATGTTACTTTGTACACATATtgactcgttttttttttttactcttatttTTGCCTTAAATTTGACTAAAATTAAACTTAACAATTTCCCAGTATAGGTCATGAATCCCGCCCCCTCCATGTAAGCGGATGCAACATGGGCCAAgctaaaaagtcaaagtacacaacaaaatacatttttcctaAAGATGGTTCCTGTCATTTTGCCTAGTTTGTGCTCATTTTTCTGATcagttagtttttttatttgttattcgATGCTATAAAAGTGGGGTGAAACGTCACCAtcgacagctgtgattgactcgcGATCACTACTGCACATAGACTAGAAATCTacgcaccctagcagcagcaaatttaatttgcagccaggggggtctaggcactctccattggcttgcgagctggagaaaccaaactctggtcaggccaatcacatcatgtatagagtcggtgggcgggcttatggctgctgctgctgggaatagcggtcttctggaagactggagtcaagcttttctttgagaaaagaacaaagaacggcacagaaatcattcttaaaaaaggaagatgtgtttggagttttgccgaccagatacggcaaaagtttaatctatcaactagctccactaccttcttcgttgctctggttggttgtggtgctatcctattgcgtgcagagggaatttgaaagacaaccgtttatcccgcccctcggattgagccctgtcaatggtgagctTGTCAGGCTATACTGCGCAGACTttggctccaaaattacaagatggcggCACCCGTATCTGGggtgttttggcttcacttttgtacagtgggaggaagtggagacgtcgtcgtcctttttttttcttttttacagtctTTGGTATTATTCCATAAAACAAATGGCCTTAAAGGCAGAACTTGATAAATGGTCTCCATTTGGCTGTTTGCATGGCCGTCTGTTGCTCCTCGGTAATGCagtctgtttttgtgttcttttctctctctttccttcctaCTGTTTCAAGCTCTCCTTTTTGAGCTATCATCACTGCCATCTTAGAAGAAAGCAGTGCTAAGCTCACATTATGTCCGGATGAGTAAGTTATTTCATGAGCTACTTGTAGTATCCTTGGTACTCTAGTATGTGTAGTATCTGCTAGCTATCAGTACAGTAGATAACATAGTTTGTCTGCAATGTCAAATTCATTTCCAGGTCATGTAAAATCAGTAAGATTAGATAAATTATTTTAAGATATTAACTTGTTGCAATACGATGTATTGCATATTTGGTACACTGTGGGATCCCTCCACTGGACCTACAGAAGACCCTTCTCATTATTTCAGTCTAtaataaaattttatttaaatatggaTATCAAAATGCATAGTAAAATATCCCACACATAATAGAACGTTATTTGCTGTATAGTATATTGTTCCGCTTTTTTGTTCTGCAGGAATGAATTGTGTATGGAGAATGCTGATGTTGCGTTCTTCATTTGTCTTTAATTAGtttacattagtttacattaggcctcacgatacaatatcctcacgatacttatgtcacgatacaatattattgcgattttaaagatattgcaatattctgcgatatattgcaatttattaccttttttccaacttcaaatttttcccaatttcaaatgatgtcccccaaaagaaaacttattcaacatctgttttatctaaaaagatacatttctctgttagctcatctcacttaaattttattgctgcaaaatgggattgtcaagcagacaaactgaccaacacatatactgtataataaaagatcgatacttgccgtctgtgtatcgatacagtattgccacagaaaacattgcgatactatgctgtatcgatattttttttccccctcccctAATTTACATGGTGTGTATTGTTTCATATCAAACTAATCCACAGATATTTGCAAATGTGCTGAAGGGAAGGAATGATGCTTGCAGTTAAGGTCGGACTAATTGGCTGCAGCTCTCTGTGTTAGCTGGTGATTCAagtgattacagtttttcaaagtctaattggtaacactttacttggcAGTACCGACATaaccatgacatgacactgtcataactatgacatgacactgtcatgaatgtgtcataaaccttataaacaagtcataaacgtttatgacttctgtcattatgtgtcattcggtttttgtcatgacaagttgacattgtttggcttgtcttgattatgacaacttgacattaatcaaagtgatattaccagaagttgtctggtcatgacaacttgacattaaatttgtcttgattatgacactttgacattaatcaaagtgtcattaccagaagttgtctttgtaatgacaagttgacattaaccaggatgacattaccagaggatgtctttgtcatgacaacttgacataaacagaaattcacctctttttgtattcatgacaTTTTGACCTaatgattattataattagATGTGCAAGATTAGAGACCAATTCTAGCACTTTTTCATATAGATGTCTGACAGGAAATTTTACAAAACTGGGTGTCATGACActgttatgacagtgtaactaataaatattttgacctcaagtagtggtaccaattgtatttgtcattaagatatcattgataagacttgctgtcatgacaacattatgacagtgtaacaaaaacattctttgacctcaagtaaagtggtaacatttttatttgtcattaagatatcatagttatttgttacactgtcataatgttgtcatgacagcaagtcttatctatgatatcttaatgacaaatacaattggtaccactttacttgaggtcaaaatatgtattagttacactgtcataatgttgtcatgacagcaagtcttaacaatgatatcttaatgacaaatacaattggtaccactacttgaggtcaaaatatttattagttacactgtcataacagTGTCATGACACCCAGTTTTGTGAAATTTCCTGCCAGACATCTATCTGAAAAAGTGCTAGAATTGGTCTCTAATCTTGCACATctaattataataatcataAGGTCAAAAtgtcatgaatacaaaaagaggtgaatttctgtttatgtcaagttgtcatgacaaagacatcctctggtaatgtcatcctggttaatgtcaacttgtcatgaccaagacttCTGGTAATGACACTGTGTAATGTCAAagtgtcataatcaagacaaatttaatgtcaagttgtcatgaccaagacaacttctggtaatatcactttgattaatgtcaagttgtcataataaAGACaagccaaacaatgtcaacttgtcatgacaaaaaccgaatgaca
This genomic interval from Perca flavescens isolate YP-PL-M2 chromosome 13, PFLA_1.0, whole genome shotgun sequence contains the following:
- the c2cd2 gene encoding C2 domain-containing protein 2 yields the protein MSDFESSSSYFGLEDPQWLCMVTLFFASLVTLILYFVQYFQKGRVLSRQTAAEDNAAKEEAAALLGWALSLKSWKSQWRGAWCRALNDQSRKRGSPVLLTFEEDDLETSELMVSQVSSFQKSARNKAACCSVVGEKLQFSLSASSAAMATADPCKYTVCIAPLELQLNLQMQEAEDEVKVSWGVSHLDTGELQVTPTFTQDNANTSSVAAIKEQLRRLLCATRPSVLLSCRPAQASEVKEARNNMASPPKPPRAHDWKLLVKNIRVTLNQEEDAAGSMNPMCAMQLDDPPQKFNTSVLKNTTNPGWDQPFIFELNGRSKELNIQLMNDGQPQESSLLGRVSVPFDLVKKQPKGQQTFALMTKDVVTGSLTTDFTYLEPSEVRSWHPPTPASNKRVEMDRTVMPCGTVVTTITAVKSKPGRPPSLGLNIDPAQKAVANKPKLSERRVSEQASMLGATVSKALSSSDTELLMLNGTDPVAEAAIRQLHQSAKQKLKSPVKKSTIIISGIAKTPLSQDDELALMAGYAAAMDASMSEGSSTQDVTGALATGTSSPPDMSEPQEGPSGMGRPPEDWESQTGEELDHSSLSMCVSEASCKKRRGSFLQKGAKLFFRRRHQRKDPGMSQSHNDLVYLESPAAVERASRTATLSRMLTRKSKNKSKANGSTSMGEPHA